One Triticum dicoccoides isolate Atlit2015 ecotype Zavitan chromosome 4B, WEW_v2.0, whole genome shotgun sequence genomic window carries:
- the LOC119290744 gene encoding ecotropic viral integration site 5 protein homolog isoform X1, which translates to MRWPELSSLGIVADVVEVWRRDVYGFAVRPQHLQRFREYAKIYKEEEDERTHRWKDFLDRLADSADLPSTPSIHAAAAGDAESAEKSVKEEHHEAENTDTDKNLEYLKEAGGNEELREVNGEPGDIKGVTSNLEKPKEDSSSRGADCDEDKGEAEERNIKIECVDQVDDNDESIEAKGKPEDFNDVAGNSEKLKEEASADCVTPNKASEEFKEINEGSEEIKVINGGSEGFKDQNGGSKELGEVNNDNFKRFEEIPFDKGLLDELEPIKVESWRRVRASLSIIEKMMSSRVVKRNDTANAISGEVATPLASIEEDRAVEETHEGNSAEESYDAEKVDRSQDGAPGDSTSVTLEGDNGGSYFPWREELESLVRGGVPIALRGEMWQAFVGVGARKITGYYNKLLDERTDVLDEKDLKDQVVNEQKSSPKKDPKPEKWKGQIEKDLPRTFPGHPALDEDGRNALRRLLTAYARHNPSVGYCQAMNFFAGLFLLFMPEENAFWALVGVIDEYFEGYYTEEMIESQVDQLVLEDVVRERFPKLAKHTDILGVQVTWVTGPWFLSIFINMLPWESVLRVWDVILFEGNRTMLFRTTLALLDLYGPALVTTKDAGDAITLLQSLAGSTFDSSQLVLTACMGFQSVKEMGLRELREKHRPEIIAAMEERSKDRKSWKDKKGLATKLYSFKHDPSSVCPQVDSKEGADGLQVNGDSGSTNLGSYLTGLALENELDEGIDLQDQVTWLKVELCKLLEEKRSAELRAEELETALMEMVTQDNRRTLSATVEKLEAEVSEFRKSFEDKQEQEKAMLEILLRMEQEQKVTEDARIAAERDAAEQKYAAHLIQEKYEAVLIALSQMEKRAVMAETMLEATKQYQAGQVKAIQTFAPKSPHADLGKINQEPNQDTPNKKLGILSRGLGWLEKSKQGKSNPAETNEG; encoded by the exons ATGCGGTGGCCGGAGTTGTCGTCTCTGGGCATTGTGGCTGATGTTGTTGAGGTTTGGCGCAGGGACGTTTATGGCTTCGCGGTGCGGCCGCAGCATCTGCAGCGTTTCCGCGAGTATGCCAAGATTTACAAG GAAGAGGAAGATGAGAGAACACATAGATGGAAGGACTTCTTGGACAGATTGGCTGATTCTGCGGATTTGCCCAGCACACCCAGCATTCATGCCGCTGCTGCGGGGGATGCTGAAAGTGCAGAAAAGAGCGTCAAAGAAGAGCACCATGAAGCCGAAAACACAGATACCGACAAAAATTTGGAATATTTGAAGGAAGCTGGCGGCAACGAGGAACTCAGAGAAGTAAATGGCGAGCCAGGAGATATTAAGGGTGTCACTAGCAACTTGGAAAAACCAAAAGAGGACAGCAGTAGCAGAGGGGCAGATTGTGATGAAGACAAAGGTGAAGCAGAAGAGAGGAACATCAAAATAGAATGCGTAGATCAAGTTGATGACAATGATGAATCCATAGAAGCAAAAGGCAAGCCAGAGGATTTCAACGATGTTGCTGGCAACTCAGAAAAACTGAAAGAGGAGGCCAGTGCAGACTGTGTAACACCGAACAAAGCCTCGGAAGAATTCAAGGAAATAAATGAGGGCTCTGAAGAAATAAAAGTTATAAATGGGGGCTCGGAAGGATTTAAAGATCAAAATGGTGGGTCAAAGGAACTGGGAGAAGTGAATAATGACAACTTCAAAAGGTTTGAGGAGATCCCCTTCGATAAGGGGTTGTTGGATGAATTGGAGCCCATAAAAGTCGAGTCTTGGCGGCGGGTGAGGGCATCACTCAGCATCATTGAGAAAATGATGAGCTCTCGGGTCGTCAAAAGAAATGATACTGCAAATGCCATATCTGGAGAGGTTGCGACACCGCTTGCGTCAATTGAAGAAGACAGGGCGGTAGAAGAAACTCATGAAGGGAATTCAGCAGAGGAGTCATATGATGCAGAGAAGGTGGATCGGTCACAGGACGGGGCACCTGGTGATTCAACGAGTGTTACATTGGAGGGAGACAATGGAGGGTCTTATTTTCCTTGGAGGGAGGAACTGGAGAGCTTGGTTCGTGGAGGTGTGCCAATCGCTCTTAGAGGAGAG ATGTGGCAAGCATTTGTGGGTGTTGGTGCTCGGAAAATCACTGGGTATTACAACAAATTGCTAGATGAAAGGACCGATGTATTGGATGAAAAGGACCTTAAGGACCAAGTGGTGAATGAACAGAAAAGTTCACCAAAAAAGGATCCCAAGCCTGAGAAGTGGAAAGGACAGATAGAGAAG GATTTGCCTCGAACATTTCCAGGACACCCTGCATTAGATGAGGACGGGAGAAATGCCTTGAGGCGGTTATTAACAGCATACGCAAGGCATAATCCATCTGTTGGATACTGCCAG GCCATGAACTTTTTTGCCGGGCTATTTTTATTGTTCATGCCTGAAGAGAATGCATTCTG GGCTCTGGTGGGGGTCATTGACGAGTACTTTGAGGGTTACTACACTGAGGAAATGATTGAATCACAG GTTGACCAACTTGTTCTTGAGGACGTTGTACGAGAAAGGTTCCCAAAATTGG CCAAACATACGGATATCTTGGGAGTTCAGGTGACATGGGTGACTGGACCATGGTTTCTTTCAATTTTCATCAACATGCTTCCATGGGAAAGTG TTCTTCGTGTTTGGGATGTGATCCTCTTTGAAGGAAATCGTACAATGTTGTTCCGGACAACCCTTGCTTTGCTGGACTTATATG GGCCTGCCTTGGTGACCACAAAGGATGCTGGAGATGCAATTACGTTACTGCAGTCTCTTGCTGGCTCTACCTTTGACAGCAGCCAACTTGTATTGACAGCTTGTATGGGTTTTCAGTCAGTCAAAGAAATGGGATTGCGAGAGCTAAGAGAAAAGCACAGGCCAGAGATTATAGCGGCTATGGAGGAAAGATCAAAAGACCGTAAATCCTGGAAAGATAAGAAGGGGTTAGCAACTAAATTATATAGCTTTAAACATGACCCCTCATCTGTGTGCCCACAAGTTGATTCCAAGGAAGGGGCAGATGGTTTGCAAGTGAATGGGGACTCTGGGTCAACAAACCTGGGGAGCTACCTTACTGGTTTAGCATTAGAAAATGAGTTGGATGAGGGCATTGATCTTCAAGATCAG GTAACATGGCTAAAGGTTGAGCTGTGCAAACTGCTTGAGGAGAAAAGATCAGCTGAACTCAG GGCCGAGGAGTTAGAAACTGCTTTAATGGAGATGGTCACGCAAGACAATAGACGTACGCTGAGTGCTACG GTTGAGAAATTGGAGGCAGAGGTATCTGAATTCCGAAAATCTTTCGAAgataagcaagaacaagaaaaggcaATGCTTGAG ATTTTGTTAAGAATGGAGCAGGAGCAGAAAGTGACAGAAGATGCCCGCATAGCTGCTGAGCGAGATGCTGCTGAACAAAAATATGCTGCTCATTTGATCCAG GAGAAGTATGAAGcagtcttgatagcactttcacaaATGGAGAAGAGAGCTGTGATGGCAGAAACTATGTTGGAAGCTACAAAGCAGTACCAGGCTGGGCAGGTTAAAGCCATCCAAACGTTCGCCCCAAA GTCACCGCATGCAGACCTTGGGAAGATAAATCAAGAACCAAATCAAGATACACCTAACAAGAAATTGGGCATACTTTCTAGGGGGCTTGGATGGCTAGAGAAGAGCAAG CAGGGAAAGTCGAATCCCGCTGAAACGAATGAAGGCTAA
- the LOC119290744 gene encoding ecotropic viral integration site 5 protein homolog isoform X4: protein MDAESRDVYGFAVRPQHLQRFREYAKIYKEEEDERTHRWKDFLDRLADSADLPSTPSIHAAAAGDAESAEKSVKEEHHEAENTDTDKNLEYLKEAGGNEELREVNGEPGDIKGVTSNLEKPKEDSSSRGADCDEDKGEAEERNIKIECVDQVDDNDESIEAKGKPEDFNDVAGNSEKLKEEASADCVTPNKASEEFKEINEGSEEIKVINGGSEGFKDQNGGSKELGEVNNDNFKRFEEIPFDKGLLDELEPIKVESWRRVRASLSIIEKMMSSRVVKRNDTANAISGEVATPLASIEEDRAVEETHEGNSAEESYDAEKVDRSQDGAPGDSTSVTLEGDNGGSYFPWREELESLVRGGVPIALRGEMWQAFVGVGARKITGYYNKLLDERTDVLDEKDLKDQVVNEQKSSPKKDPKPEKWKGQIEKDLPRTFPGHPALDEDGRNALRRLLTAYARHNPSVGYCQAMNFFAGLFLLFMPEENAFWALVGVIDEYFEGYYTEEMIESQVDQLVLEDVVRERFPKLAKHTDILGVQVTWVTGPWFLSIFINMLPWESVLRVWDVILFEGNRTMLFRTTLALLDLYGPALVTTKDAGDAITLLQSLAGSTFDSSQLVLTACMGFQSVKEMGLRELREKHRPEIIAAMEERSKDRKSWKDKKGLATKLYSFKHDPSSVCPQVDSKEGADGLQVNGDSGSTNLGSYLTGLALENELDEGIDLQDQVTWLKVELCKLLEEKRSAELRAEELETALMEMVTQDNRRTLSATVEKLEAEVSEFRKSFEDKQEQEKAMLEILLRMEQEQKVTEDARIAAERDAAEQKYAAHLIQEKYEAVLIALSQMEKRAVMAETMLEATKQYQAGQVKAIQTFAPKSPHADLGKINQEPNQDTPNKKLGILSRGLGWLEKSKQGKSNPAETNEG, encoded by the exons ATGGACGCCGAGTCCCG GGACGTTTATGGCTTCGCGGTGCGGCCGCAGCATCTGCAGCGTTTCCGCGAGTATGCCAAGATTTACAAG GAAGAGGAAGATGAGAGAACACATAGATGGAAGGACTTCTTGGACAGATTGGCTGATTCTGCGGATTTGCCCAGCACACCCAGCATTCATGCCGCTGCTGCGGGGGATGCTGAAAGTGCAGAAAAGAGCGTCAAAGAAGAGCACCATGAAGCCGAAAACACAGATACCGACAAAAATTTGGAATATTTGAAGGAAGCTGGCGGCAACGAGGAACTCAGAGAAGTAAATGGCGAGCCAGGAGATATTAAGGGTGTCACTAGCAACTTGGAAAAACCAAAAGAGGACAGCAGTAGCAGAGGGGCAGATTGTGATGAAGACAAAGGTGAAGCAGAAGAGAGGAACATCAAAATAGAATGCGTAGATCAAGTTGATGACAATGATGAATCCATAGAAGCAAAAGGCAAGCCAGAGGATTTCAACGATGTTGCTGGCAACTCAGAAAAACTGAAAGAGGAGGCCAGTGCAGACTGTGTAACACCGAACAAAGCCTCGGAAGAATTCAAGGAAATAAATGAGGGCTCTGAAGAAATAAAAGTTATAAATGGGGGCTCGGAAGGATTTAAAGATCAAAATGGTGGGTCAAAGGAACTGGGAGAAGTGAATAATGACAACTTCAAAAGGTTTGAGGAGATCCCCTTCGATAAGGGGTTGTTGGATGAATTGGAGCCCATAAAAGTCGAGTCTTGGCGGCGGGTGAGGGCATCACTCAGCATCATTGAGAAAATGATGAGCTCTCGGGTCGTCAAAAGAAATGATACTGCAAATGCCATATCTGGAGAGGTTGCGACACCGCTTGCGTCAATTGAAGAAGACAGGGCGGTAGAAGAAACTCATGAAGGGAATTCAGCAGAGGAGTCATATGATGCAGAGAAGGTGGATCGGTCACAGGACGGGGCACCTGGTGATTCAACGAGTGTTACATTGGAGGGAGACAATGGAGGGTCTTATTTTCCTTGGAGGGAGGAACTGGAGAGCTTGGTTCGTGGAGGTGTGCCAATCGCTCTTAGAGGAGAG ATGTGGCAAGCATTTGTGGGTGTTGGTGCTCGGAAAATCACTGGGTATTACAACAAATTGCTAGATGAAAGGACCGATGTATTGGATGAAAAGGACCTTAAGGACCAAGTGGTGAATGAACAGAAAAGTTCACCAAAAAAGGATCCCAAGCCTGAGAAGTGGAAAGGACAGATAGAGAAG GATTTGCCTCGAACATTTCCAGGACACCCTGCATTAGATGAGGACGGGAGAAATGCCTTGAGGCGGTTATTAACAGCATACGCAAGGCATAATCCATCTGTTGGATACTGCCAG GCCATGAACTTTTTTGCCGGGCTATTTTTATTGTTCATGCCTGAAGAGAATGCATTCTG GGCTCTGGTGGGGGTCATTGACGAGTACTTTGAGGGTTACTACACTGAGGAAATGATTGAATCACAG GTTGACCAACTTGTTCTTGAGGACGTTGTACGAGAAAGGTTCCCAAAATTGG CCAAACATACGGATATCTTGGGAGTTCAGGTGACATGGGTGACTGGACCATGGTTTCTTTCAATTTTCATCAACATGCTTCCATGGGAAAGTG TTCTTCGTGTTTGGGATGTGATCCTCTTTGAAGGAAATCGTACAATGTTGTTCCGGACAACCCTTGCTTTGCTGGACTTATATG GGCCTGCCTTGGTGACCACAAAGGATGCTGGAGATGCAATTACGTTACTGCAGTCTCTTGCTGGCTCTACCTTTGACAGCAGCCAACTTGTATTGACAGCTTGTATGGGTTTTCAGTCAGTCAAAGAAATGGGATTGCGAGAGCTAAGAGAAAAGCACAGGCCAGAGATTATAGCGGCTATGGAGGAAAGATCAAAAGACCGTAAATCCTGGAAAGATAAGAAGGGGTTAGCAACTAAATTATATAGCTTTAAACATGACCCCTCATCTGTGTGCCCACAAGTTGATTCCAAGGAAGGGGCAGATGGTTTGCAAGTGAATGGGGACTCTGGGTCAACAAACCTGGGGAGCTACCTTACTGGTTTAGCATTAGAAAATGAGTTGGATGAGGGCATTGATCTTCAAGATCAG GTAACATGGCTAAAGGTTGAGCTGTGCAAACTGCTTGAGGAGAAAAGATCAGCTGAACTCAG GGCCGAGGAGTTAGAAACTGCTTTAATGGAGATGGTCACGCAAGACAATAGACGTACGCTGAGTGCTACG GTTGAGAAATTGGAGGCAGAGGTATCTGAATTCCGAAAATCTTTCGAAgataagcaagaacaagaaaaggcaATGCTTGAG ATTTTGTTAAGAATGGAGCAGGAGCAGAAAGTGACAGAAGATGCCCGCATAGCTGCTGAGCGAGATGCTGCTGAACAAAAATATGCTGCTCATTTGATCCAG GAGAAGTATGAAGcagtcttgatagcactttcacaaATGGAGAAGAGAGCTGTGATGGCAGAAACTATGTTGGAAGCTACAAAGCAGTACCAGGCTGGGCAGGTTAAAGCCATCCAAACGTTCGCCCCAAA GTCACCGCATGCAGACCTTGGGAAGATAAATCAAGAACCAAATCAAGATACACCTAACAAGAAATTGGGCATACTTTCTAGGGGGCTTGGATGGCTAGAGAAGAGCAAG CAGGGAAAGTCGAATCCCGCTGAAACGAATGAAGGCTAA
- the LOC119290744 gene encoding ecotropic viral integration site 5 protein homolog isoform X3, translated as MGATPFDFDFDHKRDVYGFAVRPQHLQRFREYAKIYKEEEDERTHRWKDFLDRLADSADLPSTPSIHAAAAGDAESAEKSVKEEHHEAENTDTDKNLEYLKEAGGNEELREVNGEPGDIKGVTSNLEKPKEDSSSRGADCDEDKGEAEERNIKIECVDQVDDNDESIEAKGKPEDFNDVAGNSEKLKEEASADCVTPNKASEEFKEINEGSEEIKVINGGSEGFKDQNGGSKELGEVNNDNFKRFEEIPFDKGLLDELEPIKVESWRRVRASLSIIEKMMSSRVVKRNDTANAISGEVATPLASIEEDRAVEETHEGNSAEESYDAEKVDRSQDGAPGDSTSVTLEGDNGGSYFPWREELESLVRGGVPIALRGEMWQAFVGVGARKITGYYNKLLDERTDVLDEKDLKDQVVNEQKSSPKKDPKPEKWKGQIEKDLPRTFPGHPALDEDGRNALRRLLTAYARHNPSVGYCQAMNFFAGLFLLFMPEENAFWALVGVIDEYFEGYYTEEMIESQVDQLVLEDVVRERFPKLAKHTDILGVQVTWVTGPWFLSIFINMLPWESVLRVWDVILFEGNRTMLFRTTLALLDLYGPALVTTKDAGDAITLLQSLAGSTFDSSQLVLTACMGFQSVKEMGLRELREKHRPEIIAAMEERSKDRKSWKDKKGLATKLYSFKHDPSSVCPQVDSKEGADGLQVNGDSGSTNLGSYLTGLALENELDEGIDLQDQVTWLKVELCKLLEEKRSAELRAEELETALMEMVTQDNRRTLSATVEKLEAEVSEFRKSFEDKQEQEKAMLEILLRMEQEQKVTEDARIAAERDAAEQKYAAHLIQEKYEAVLIALSQMEKRAVMAETMLEATKQYQAGQVKAIQTFAPKSPHADLGKINQEPNQDTPNKKLGILSRGLGWLEKSKQGKSNPAETNEG; from the exons ATGGGCGCCACGCCCTTCGACTTCGATTTCGACCACAAGAG GGACGTTTATGGCTTCGCGGTGCGGCCGCAGCATCTGCAGCGTTTCCGCGAGTATGCCAAGATTTACAAG GAAGAGGAAGATGAGAGAACACATAGATGGAAGGACTTCTTGGACAGATTGGCTGATTCTGCGGATTTGCCCAGCACACCCAGCATTCATGCCGCTGCTGCGGGGGATGCTGAAAGTGCAGAAAAGAGCGTCAAAGAAGAGCACCATGAAGCCGAAAACACAGATACCGACAAAAATTTGGAATATTTGAAGGAAGCTGGCGGCAACGAGGAACTCAGAGAAGTAAATGGCGAGCCAGGAGATATTAAGGGTGTCACTAGCAACTTGGAAAAACCAAAAGAGGACAGCAGTAGCAGAGGGGCAGATTGTGATGAAGACAAAGGTGAAGCAGAAGAGAGGAACATCAAAATAGAATGCGTAGATCAAGTTGATGACAATGATGAATCCATAGAAGCAAAAGGCAAGCCAGAGGATTTCAACGATGTTGCTGGCAACTCAGAAAAACTGAAAGAGGAGGCCAGTGCAGACTGTGTAACACCGAACAAAGCCTCGGAAGAATTCAAGGAAATAAATGAGGGCTCTGAAGAAATAAAAGTTATAAATGGGGGCTCGGAAGGATTTAAAGATCAAAATGGTGGGTCAAAGGAACTGGGAGAAGTGAATAATGACAACTTCAAAAGGTTTGAGGAGATCCCCTTCGATAAGGGGTTGTTGGATGAATTGGAGCCCATAAAAGTCGAGTCTTGGCGGCGGGTGAGGGCATCACTCAGCATCATTGAGAAAATGATGAGCTCTCGGGTCGTCAAAAGAAATGATACTGCAAATGCCATATCTGGAGAGGTTGCGACACCGCTTGCGTCAATTGAAGAAGACAGGGCGGTAGAAGAAACTCATGAAGGGAATTCAGCAGAGGAGTCATATGATGCAGAGAAGGTGGATCGGTCACAGGACGGGGCACCTGGTGATTCAACGAGTGTTACATTGGAGGGAGACAATGGAGGGTCTTATTTTCCTTGGAGGGAGGAACTGGAGAGCTTGGTTCGTGGAGGTGTGCCAATCGCTCTTAGAGGAGAG ATGTGGCAAGCATTTGTGGGTGTTGGTGCTCGGAAAATCACTGGGTATTACAACAAATTGCTAGATGAAAGGACCGATGTATTGGATGAAAAGGACCTTAAGGACCAAGTGGTGAATGAACAGAAAAGTTCACCAAAAAAGGATCCCAAGCCTGAGAAGTGGAAAGGACAGATAGAGAAG GATTTGCCTCGAACATTTCCAGGACACCCTGCATTAGATGAGGACGGGAGAAATGCCTTGAGGCGGTTATTAACAGCATACGCAAGGCATAATCCATCTGTTGGATACTGCCAG GCCATGAACTTTTTTGCCGGGCTATTTTTATTGTTCATGCCTGAAGAGAATGCATTCTG GGCTCTGGTGGGGGTCATTGACGAGTACTTTGAGGGTTACTACACTGAGGAAATGATTGAATCACAG GTTGACCAACTTGTTCTTGAGGACGTTGTACGAGAAAGGTTCCCAAAATTGG CCAAACATACGGATATCTTGGGAGTTCAGGTGACATGGGTGACTGGACCATGGTTTCTTTCAATTTTCATCAACATGCTTCCATGGGAAAGTG TTCTTCGTGTTTGGGATGTGATCCTCTTTGAAGGAAATCGTACAATGTTGTTCCGGACAACCCTTGCTTTGCTGGACTTATATG GGCCTGCCTTGGTGACCACAAAGGATGCTGGAGATGCAATTACGTTACTGCAGTCTCTTGCTGGCTCTACCTTTGACAGCAGCCAACTTGTATTGACAGCTTGTATGGGTTTTCAGTCAGTCAAAGAAATGGGATTGCGAGAGCTAAGAGAAAAGCACAGGCCAGAGATTATAGCGGCTATGGAGGAAAGATCAAAAGACCGTAAATCCTGGAAAGATAAGAAGGGGTTAGCAACTAAATTATATAGCTTTAAACATGACCCCTCATCTGTGTGCCCACAAGTTGATTCCAAGGAAGGGGCAGATGGTTTGCAAGTGAATGGGGACTCTGGGTCAACAAACCTGGGGAGCTACCTTACTGGTTTAGCATTAGAAAATGAGTTGGATGAGGGCATTGATCTTCAAGATCAG GTAACATGGCTAAAGGTTGAGCTGTGCAAACTGCTTGAGGAGAAAAGATCAGCTGAACTCAG GGCCGAGGAGTTAGAAACTGCTTTAATGGAGATGGTCACGCAAGACAATAGACGTACGCTGAGTGCTACG GTTGAGAAATTGGAGGCAGAGGTATCTGAATTCCGAAAATCTTTCGAAgataagcaagaacaagaaaaggcaATGCTTGAG ATTTTGTTAAGAATGGAGCAGGAGCAGAAAGTGACAGAAGATGCCCGCATAGCTGCTGAGCGAGATGCTGCTGAACAAAAATATGCTGCTCATTTGATCCAG GAGAAGTATGAAGcagtcttgatagcactttcacaaATGGAGAAGAGAGCTGTGATGGCAGAAACTATGTTGGAAGCTACAAAGCAGTACCAGGCTGGGCAGGTTAAAGCCATCCAAACGTTCGCCCCAAA GTCACCGCATGCAGACCTTGGGAAGATAAATCAAGAACCAAATCAAGATACACCTAACAAGAAATTGGGCATACTTTCTAGGGGGCTTGGATGGCTAGAGAAGAGCAAG CAGGGAAAGTCGAATCCCGCTGAAACGAATGAAGGCTAA